Proteins encoded in a region of the Papio anubis isolate 15944 chromosome 14, Panubis1.0, whole genome shotgun sequence genome:
- the CHCHD5 gene encoding coiled-coil-helix-coiled-coil-helix domain-containing protein 5 isoform X2 codes for MQAALEVTARYCGRELEQYGQCVAAKPESWQRDCHYLKMSIAQCTSSHPIIRQIRQACAQPFEAFEECLRQNEAAVGNCAEHMRRFLQCAEQVQPPRSPTTVEAKPLPAS; via the exons AT GCAGGCAGCTCTGGAGGTCACCGCTCGCTACTGTGGCCGGGAGTTGGAGCAGTATGGCCAGTGTGTGGCGGCCAAGCCGGAATCCTGGCAGCGGGACTGTCACTACCTTAAGATGAGCATTGCCCAATGCACATCCTCCCA CCCAATCATCCGCCAGATCCGCCAGGCCTGTGCTCAGCCTTTTGAGGCCTTCGAGGAGTGTCTTCGACAGAACGAGGCAGCTGTGGGCAACTGTGCGGAGCATATGCGCCGCTTCCTGCAGTGCGCTGAGCAGGTGCAGCCACCACGTTCACCTACAACTGTGGAG GCAAAGCCACTTCCTGCCTCCTGA
- the CHCHD5 gene encoding coiled-coil-helix-coiled-coil-helix domain-containing protein 5 isoform X1: MTTDTGKGGSFPRTDLRRQKSRDAALEVTARYCGRELEQYGQCVAAKPESWQRDCHYLKMSIAQCTSSHPIIRQIRQACAQPFEAFEECLRQNEAAVGNCAEHMRRFLQCAEQVQPPRSPTTVEAKPLPAS, from the exons ATGACAACCGATACCGGAAAAGGCGGGTCGTTCCCCCGGACAGACCTACGCCGGCAAAAGTCTCGAGAT GCAGCTCTGGAGGTCACCGCTCGCTACTGTGGCCGGGAGTTGGAGCAGTATGGCCAGTGTGTGGCGGCCAAGCCGGAATCCTGGCAGCGGGACTGTCACTACCTTAAGATGAGCATTGCCCAATGCACATCCTCCCA CCCAATCATCCGCCAGATCCGCCAGGCCTGTGCTCAGCCTTTTGAGGCCTTCGAGGAGTGTCTTCGACAGAACGAGGCAGCTGTGGGCAACTGTGCGGAGCATATGCGCCGCTTCCTGCAGTGCGCTGAGCAGGTGCAGCCACCACGTTCACCTACAACTGTGGAG GCAAAGCCACTTCCTGCCTCCTGA